TCCTGAGGCGTGACCATTCTCGTCCCAATTTCATATTTCATTAGCACCACCATCAGCAGATTATGTAAGATATTAAAGTCAATGCTGTCAAATGATACCagatctgcaaaatggggttaGAACATCACATTATCTGGATTCTATGAAAGCCAAAATTTGTGATACATTCTGAATAAGGTcgtttaaaaatttatctttgaaTTAGCTAGGATAAAAAAAAGgcctgttaaaaataaaacaaaattttaaacgTTTAACCCAATGTGGTGTTTAAGAACTTCAAAAGCATATAATTAAATTCAGTGGATATGAGAAATCATTCTTACCTATGAAAGGATTTCAACATGACTTCTACACAATGCACTTTGATAAGCTGGTTCAATTTCTATGAAACACTATTAAGcgacatgtttttaaaaatgtctcaaCCCACACATTTTATCACTCAGCCTAACCTTCTTTTAGTAAGGTTTTAATTAGTGTTAATTTTAATTAGTCTTTGTTTAGTAAATGTTCTGCCAACTCACTCCAGCCTTTATGTTGAAGGCTTTAGGATATTAGCAACATTGGCTGATTCCCAATCTGTTTCATGTCTCCCACGAGTGACAcaatttcacttttccttttttactaAAATTTGCTGGGCCCTACCATCTAGTCTCTGCCCAGTTTATGACACATTCAGAAATTATCTAGTTAATCTCATGCTAATTAAAACCACTCTGCAGctgggtattttttttattttaaagattggtacctgagctaacaactgttgcaaatcttttttctttctgctttttctccccaaatccccccagtatacagttgtgtattttagttgtgggtccttctaggtgtagtacatgggacaccgcctcaacatggcctgatgagttgtGCCATGTCTGCGCGCAGCGACATGGTTTAGAtctaaaccagcgaaaccctgggccgccgcagcggagcacgtgaacttaaccactaggccacgggcgGCCCCCGAAGCTGGCTATTAAACAGACTACAAGGCAGATCTTGTGAACGAAAGTTTTATTTACACACCGTATCTAGAAGCAGATACATAAATTCTTATACAATTAATTTCCAAAAATGTGCAAGAAATTACTGTAATTTGTTTACAAACCGAAACACATATTAAAATCAAAGGACTTTGGATAATTCATTCTGTGGTGTTCTCAGTACAAATGGTACACACCTGatttgaaacatacagaaaaagtGTAAACTACAGCAATCTGGATTGCAAGTATTAATTTCATGGCACTCCAACGACTATAAAATGTCATTAACCGAACATGTATACTTAATACAAAATTCTGTAAGAATTTTTCATCATCTCTGGATGTAGAGTTTGGATCACTTTTCAGAAACAGCAACTACACATTCGCCACATTATATCTGATTAATAAAAAGGATGTTTATAAAAAACTTTCTTTACAGgattaaaaaagtattaaaagaaaccAGATTTGTGATTACTAGCGTACCAATActtcattttagaattttaaagtttgtatGGAACTGGCGATTGTTCCTTATTAGAGTTTTCAACAAAACTTGTCTATTGCTGGTAGtgtgatttcattttcaaattaagaCCTCACATCCAATGAAAAGccattaagttttaaaatattattttgaatcaTTCATAAAGCAATTATCTCTCATATACAATGTGAAATGTACAATGATTAAAACTGGCATTTCTGAAAGCATTGTTAAGATATTTAGACCTGTAGCACTAGCAGAGACATTATATATAACCTATTTAAGATTTTAGTAACTTTTATCCTGTTTCAATAATACTGGCTCAGAAATTATAATGtatactttgttttatttcctaaacGCCAACGATTTAGCCTTTGGCACATGATTTTCTTCAACAGCAAGATGGCTGCCCTGTGTAGCTGGTTtccttaaaaactatttttagttCTATGATCATTTCCTGTGATATAATATTTTTGACCTTCGAAATTTTCAGATTATTGCACCAAGCAGAAAGAGAACAGTTTTCctttgaaagagaaagagtgacACATTTTTCAAGTACTTTCTatgctttattatttataaaaatgcataATAGTGTCCTAGTAAGCCTGAAAATAGCTTCTGGCTTCCATCATGTTTTGTgatgaaatatttgataaaatcaACTCTGATTCATTTATTATGGCAAAAGGATacagttttcctgttttctttttcttgccttgagCTCAGATTTTTAGAAGCACATATTTAAAACTCACTTACAGATTATGTCCATGTCATCTAAGCCACTATTCAATAGAATTCAGAAATTTACCCAAATTGTACCTAGACCAAACTACAGGATgaagattttctctcttttcccctttccatTTTCACCCAGACTGTTGTAGTCTCCTATAAGGCCAATCTTCCACATTACGTTGTGTTGCCTATGCCAAATGGAGCTCTCTACAAAAAAGCAGGAAATACTAGAATACTGCTCACTTTGTTTGTAAATAATTTCTTGGCAAATACTTTTACTTTTACCATATGCTATCAGACCTTAGCAATTTCAAATTGAATTAGAATAGggcattttacttttaaagtattttatattaCGAATATACAAAAGCACATAAAATTGGCTGAATTAGAACAGTATCAAGACTTGCCCctccataaaaacagaaaatacaattttaaaaacacttagaTGAAAATCAGAATAACCTTAACTTGAAACTAAATGGCTAGATCTTAAACACATGGTATCATGGGGAAAACGTGGGGAACAGGCTATAGCGACATGGTAAGACGGGATTCAGGGCAGTCCAAAGACCTCTGTGCACCATGACCTCACAAAGAGTACATGTAAATGCTTCTAGAAACACGGAGAAGCCACTTCAACATTTATTATTAATACACAGTGACTCTGTGACGACACCTGCCATCTAATATAGATGCACAGGGACTTTTAACTCACcctagatatattttaaattgtttaaaaataaatagttttgcaaaaaaatagtttaaatgtcTTGCATTACTTTGATAAGTTTACAACTCTGTAATAGTTCTTAATCCAAATAGCTTATAGTGAATACTTAAATTATATTATTACAGTATACTCCATATGCCATCTTAGTAGGTGAAAACATAtcagaaaatgaaagaggagtctTTGTGACAAGGTACAATCAACATTCCACCAAAATTAAGTACCTTTCCCCCTTTAAGTCAAAATACCATAACATGATATGGCATTGTGCCTTTTCTTGGTAATTCTCAGTTCTGACcctaaaaaaaacagagaaaaacacgGGGACACTGATATGTCTGAATGTCAACTAATTTTGACCTAAGACCTTACTCTTGTTTTTAAATGGAGGTAAGAGATAGGAAAACTGAGCTGCAAAGGAAGAAATGTCTTAAATTACCTCTTTCATCTGTGATGGAAACATTTCCCTTTAAAGTTGTGTAGCTGGAAACATTTTCTGGTTGGGGTAATCCCAAAACTACACTAAAGAACAGTGCAGTGAGTAAACACTGCATTCAAAATAACTAAAAAGTTCTTAGCGAATCCCCCCCAAGGACTGACTCAAAAAGATACTAATGATGCCAATTTACTTAAGACTtagctaaattaaaaagaaacaaatagaaagcctatttttaaatggaagtaTATATGGTAGGCAATAAGACTTCCATATACAtgatatgattttaatatttttcttacacGATGCTCCACAATTTCCACAATTTTTCAACTAAAGTAATCGGGTTTTtctgggttttggtttttgtttttctagtagGGGGAAGGAAGGGTCGAATCTAGCACATCCTAACAGTGACTACATAAAGAATTATATAAATCCAactttaaaatcatgttgtctttCTATTCAAATCAATTTAAAACTTAGATAAACTTCAATGTTGCAAGACAATCTAGTCCACTTACGAAAATCAGTTCTACAAGTTCACCCAAGAAAAAACACTGACTAAGCTAAAGAAATCACAGATaaaacattttaccaaagaaaagTACAGATAACACAAAAAAATTGCTATCACAGGAAACTATGATCATCtagtatttctttaataatagtTCTAGTTCCATAGGTCTTTACATGTTATGCCAATTTTTACCAGAGTTTAATGACGGAAAAGGCAACAATTTCTAAACTGATGGTAttcatttctttatgattttttaatgtaaggCCATTTATTAAAATAGACAAACCAcaagatgaaaatgaaagcaacagaaaaattCAACTTTACATAACCAAAAAAACAgcacaactttaaaaataatttagaaatgagTGTTGTAAAAGATACAATGCAGATTTGCATTCCATTACCCAAGATTATGTTGATTCATAATTCTAAATAAATCTTTCTAAAGTATGAGATTACAAATCATTTTCAGTGTATGCGTAAATTCTGTGTTTTATCATAAGGGTACGTTTACCCAACACTATCTTTGAAAATGGGCCATTTAAAGAGACATAACAATTTTCACTCTAAGTTTCATTCAACTTTACTTAGGGTTGAATACACATGAAATGTGCTTTTAATGCATAAAAATCACAGTGGATAGCAGCAAAGGACTTGGGGAGGGGGGGTTAAGGAGAATCTGATAATTCACATTGTGATTATTCTGCACATTGATGAAAGATAATGCACACTTCTAAAACCTCAagacttctctttttaaaaaaccaaaataaacccaAGACACCTTGCCAACACTTCCCCACCCCTAAACAAACTGATTACTCTTTTACACATAAAACTGAAATAGTATGGCAGCAAAAGAACTGATAGCAATTAAAGTTTGTAAACtgttatttcaatctctttttcttattcccAAAGTGCAAGATGCAGGGTTCTCATCATCTTTCAGTAGTGCTTCTCCTGTAAATAATCCTTCATTTTGTTTGGCAAAGGCAGTTTCTGAATCAAGTCTATTCTGGTGTACTGACGTATGACAAACCGACACAGGTACTGCAGGGAGCGCACCTGCATGAACCGCGACACGGGATGGGTCAGCCTGACGGGGTACGTCGCAGAGCCAGGCAACCGAGACCTTGAATAACAAAAAGCTCCATTTTCAGAGTCCCTGATTGAATGCTCAATTAGATCAACTATAGACGTATGTCCTTCCACATCTGGTTGTTCATAAAAGCTAAACCTACCGTTTGAGTGTTCAATTCTAGTGTGAAGTGTTTTGCCATGGGAGCGAAAGCTCAAGCTTAAAAGATAACGGTCATCAGAACTATCCCGAACAAGAAAAGAACCATCTGGCACATTCGCTAgcttcccttctgcctcccagCGTGTGATTGGTCCCCAGTACCATCCTTGCTTTGCAAGTTTTTTCAGCTCCTCAGTAAGGCTTGTCACAACCATGGGACCACTACTCTGCACTGAGTCATAAACTCTTGCAACCCCAGGGGCAGAGTTAGGATCAAAATTCAAATGACAGCGCATACTTTCAGCCACGTGGGCATCCGCGCCAGTGAGCCCACTGAAGTTCCTTTGGATTTGATTAGTCTGCATTGGAGGTAGCAATGGTGAGAGTGGAGGGACGTCATCATGACTTGCTCTTGGGCTCTGCAACATGACTCCCGTGGTGCCAATCAACAAGCCATTCACCGACTGATCCACAAAGATCTCCTGGGCCACGACTAGGTCCTGGTCCACCTGATTCTCGTCTTCAGAGAAGGAGTTCCCTCCCACTTGAGGAGGGACTGCAGAGACTTCCATGGGAGAAGAACTGTCCAGACAATAGCTACGTGATCCTTCCAAAGGGTACATCCCCTCATCTAAAGGCACAGTATACTGAATGTAGTCCTGAGGCATAAGTCCAATAACTACAGGCACATGTTCATCAAGGTGAAGATGCAAGTCTCCATTCTGAGATTCCGAACTCTTCAGGGAGCTACTTTGTTCTTGGCACACAGTTTCAGACTGAAGGTCGTGAAAATCCTTCCGAACACCATTCAGTGCTGGGCTTGGACTGGACGAGTGAACCAAGGCTTTGACTCTCACCTCCATTTTGATACACGTCTCCTCAGAGTTGGTAGGTCGAAGAGGCCACGGCGTGGGGCTGTAGTGATGGTTGCGGAGGGAAGTGGACCTCATCGGCCTTTGAGCTCTCACATCTTTAAAGACGATgggtgctgaggaggaggagaaggtgtcCTCGTCGGCAGAGCTCCCAGAGGCCGTGCTGCCCTTGCCTTTCTGCTTCTGTTTGGCAGAGAGCCGTCTTTTTAACGTACCCATGAGGCTTTCACTTTTGGATCTATTTTTGCCACCTTTTTCATCTTCACTGTTGATATCACAGCTTGCCATATCTTTACCATAGCAGCTACCAAATAAGGAATCATCTTTTCCAAAATCACTTGCTAGTGATGGTTGTTGTACTACCATGAAATCcgtttcttctttacttttattcAAGTTGAAAGACTTCCGGAAGGTTTTAAGACTAATTTTCTTCATTATGACTAGTTACCTAATCCAAGGGGAtcaatttctctctgaaatattaTTCTCAAACATCTGGAGAGGCTGCAATGCTGCATCTATGTATTTTTCCAGCTTCATTTACCCTTTGGagccattttctaaaataaaaaataaattaaaaaaaagtcatattaaaatgcatttccaCAAAAGTTTTATCTTACTCAGTTTTAACCCTTTAGCTTCTGAACAAGGACACCTGAGTATCTTCATAGGAAGGTAAGCTCCATTAGGACAGGATTTTTTCCGTCTCACCCAGCAGAGTCGTAGATCACTGCCTGCTACATAACCAGCATTTGAGAAATCTTTGGTAATGCTCCAAGAACAAACTCTaacctccctcttttctttctccactttgCTTTGGTTTTCTCCTTAATGATGGGTCAGCGCTCCTgtctttcctgcctcctccagcagaCCCACACTCCTCTTCAGCACCAATGCACACCGCTCCCTGACTCTGCCCAGCACGAGTCTGTGTCCCCCAGACAGCGAACACTCAATAAAGAGGCACCACATCAAACTCGAGGAATAACGAACCTGGGTGATTCCTCAACAACttatacatgtttttaaatatttaaacatctgtaaaataaataaaaagaattgcaTAATCTGTGATAAATTATCTGTAAAAAGTCTAAAAATGTCCCTCTATACCCAAGAGCTCCTTGAGCCCATCCACCTCCCCattcccagtgcccagcacagacgAAAGAGAAGCTGAATGCTCGCATCTTGAAACACTCCCACCTCTAGGGCACACCCGTACAAACTAGATATGTCTAGTGTAGGTCTATGTGGAAGAAGATTATGAAGCATACTTCCagaattattatttcttcctcttttttctgtaaTTTCCCATGGCAAATTTTTACTTCTGTATCCAAAAATATACTTTCTAAACTTCTTTGTATACTGTTTCATCACTgaaatgataggatttcaatTCTGCAAAGACTTTCTGAACATCATTTCATACAAAAGAATTCTGACACCCAAAGTCATATTAATTGATCACAGTAACAACTGCTTTGCAAAGACATTGTTTAACCTATGCATAATGTTTCATCTCCTCTATGGCCAAGTTCTGCAGTTTCTGCAACCATCAAAGTATAGTGCCATAACAAGATGATAAGCTTTGAGAAAAATGCTAATAAAACTGAGAGCAAGATTTGATCTCTCCACCCATAAGTTTAGCACCACTCAGTTTCCCGGCAACAGCCTAAGTAAGCATGATGACATTCATTAATTCACTGGGCATTTACTAAGCCCCTACTACATACCAGCACTGTGTGGTAATGTGCACATCATAACAACTGTAACACAAACCCATTAGTACTATAGCAATTAACACATGGTGGGAGTTGAGAGAGAGCTTCCAAATGTTTACTTTAGTTCTAGATAGGATTTGGTTACTGTGCAGATAGAATCTGCATGAAATCATTTTTAGTAAAAACTACTCAGATCAGACAACCTATTAGGGGATCAGCGATATCACCCCCATAAAGGAAGAAGCAATTTTAAAAGTCTTACTGTCACATACTATGTTTTTGAGCAAGTTGtaaaaaataagtacaaatatTTGGGCAccagttactttttttttgaggaagattagccctgagctaacacctgctgccaatcctcctctttttgctgaggaagactagccctgagctaacatccacgcccatcttcctctactttatatgtgggcttgccaagcagtgccatgtccgcacccaggattcgaaccagccaaccccaggccactgaagcggaacgtgcaaatttaaccactgagccgccaggccagccccaaggcaccAGTTACTTTTAAACATTATATTAAGTTATATATTAGATGAACTCACTATCCAAGTAGCATTATCTTCTACCTAAGTTTAAAGATGTAATATTTAAgttattaacatttttgttttgttttgtatggCCATCCACAAacatgaaatagagaatataGTGACAATATACTTTAGCTGGCAAGTCACTCCTTTTGAGTAGACAGGATCCCAATATCTAATCTCTTGACAAGAATAAGAATCCACGCACTCTGTTTGTGATGGGTACATTTGTAAATGTAAAACCATCACACAATGGAATTTAGATATTTTGTTGATATATGATTAAGATGAATTTCTACCTTCCATTAGAAAGCAGCTGTTATGAAATATAAGTAAAGTAAAACAATCTATGTATATGGGAATAAcaatatgtataaaatcatgttgaaatttttaaaagtcaacaagaaaaagaatcaaCAGAAACAGGAGACAATATCCTGTAtcatagtaataaataaatagtaagtaAAAATGAGCAAAGTGCCTTTTTGGTAAAAATCTGTTAAAAAGTAAACGTGTTTGCATCATGTGAGCCCAATCTCTGGGCCTTGTGGATGAGCAAGTCCGAGCCCGGCCACTGTACCCTAGACCCCAACAAACTATGTAACTCCCATGTGGCTATTCCTGAAGCTGTCAAGCAATGACTTACCATAACTTACCACACTTAGCATTTACATATTCACTTCATATCAATTTGCCTTTCTACAGAAATATTTTAGGAAGGCGAAAAGAACTTCATGAAAATCTGCACATTCCATGTTCATACTCCTTCAGAATAGGatgaagttttttaaatgtttgaaagtcaGTTATAAATTCTGCTGCAGCTAAACGATATGCCAgactaatataaaataattttaaaatattacaaaagtgCACCATGgaaatatttgtagaaatttctataaataaagaAACAGTATCACACACAAAAGCAGACCCATGTGTGTATGGAAACCTGACATATGAAAGAAGGCAAaccaatgggaaaaggacagtatTTAATTGATGGTACTAAGACAATTGGTtataaatctggaaaaataataacattggATTCCACACCTCACaatgtcaatgaaaataaattataagtaGATTAAAGATCTAATTGTGAAAATCTAAGTTTag
The nucleotide sequence above comes from Equus asinus isolate D_3611 breed Donkey chromosome 7, EquAss-T2T_v2, whole genome shotgun sequence. Encoded proteins:
- the SOCS6 gene encoding suppressor of cytokine signaling 6, which encodes MKKISLKTFRKSFNLNKSKEETDFMVVQQPSLASDFGKDDSLFGSCYGKDMASCDINSEDEKGGKNRSKSESLMGTLKRRLSAKQKQKGKGSTASGSSADEDTFSSSSAPIVFKDVRAQRPMRSTSLRNHHYSPTPWPLRPTNSEETCIKMEVRVKALVHSSSPSPALNGVRKDFHDLQSETVCQEQSSSLKSSESQNGDLHLHLDEHVPVVIGLMPQDYIQYTVPLDEGMYPLEGSRSYCLDSSSPMEVSAVPPQVGGNSFSEDENQVDQDLVVAQEIFVDQSVNGLLIGTTGVMLQSPRASHDDVPPLSPLLPPMQTNQIQRNFSGLTGADAHVAESMRCHLNFDPNSAPGVARVYDSVQSSGPMVVTSLTEELKKLAKQGWYWGPITRWEAEGKLANVPDGSFLVRDSSDDRYLLSLSFRSHGKTLHTRIEHSNGRFSFYEQPDVEGHTSIVDLIEHSIRDSENGAFCYSRSRLPGSATYPVRLTHPVSRFMQVRSLQYLCRFVIRQYTRIDLIQKLPLPNKMKDYLQEKHY